One window of Inquilinus sp. Marseille-Q2685 genomic DNA carries:
- a CDS encoding serine protease produces MRAVLAMLAVLALAGPVRADDSCRWARDGACDEQRFGGSGECAADTDDADCAAFKTGDNSCRWAFDGQCDEPEIGTGECDAGRDSTDCRPLRAGGGDGCYWAGDGACDEPGIGTGVCPDGTDISDCRPLYARRNHINSCATAFDDVCDEPGLGTGRCAARSDTADCLGRDTVPGIRDHFFGRDDRRMVRPDRMPWTAIGEIAFDSGGSCTGTLVGRRVVLTAAHCFFRDDGERDEPSSFRAGRDGDRSVAEAGIVSVQLAPGYRPAADREEEGQGSDFGSDWAILLLDADIGDRAGIMAVHRLTEADEARIKAGDWVPLVQAGYAWDAPDRMTAHSGCRALALRRDHTLKHDCDMTKGDSGGPIFMKERGGYAVVAVVTRFFRDGGAENAYLAVDSRAFADALQRYLVAHGG; encoded by the coding sequence GTGAGGGCCGTTCTCGCGATGCTCGCGGTCCTCGCCCTGGCCGGGCCCGTTCGGGCCGACGACAGCTGCCGCTGGGCCCGGGACGGCGCCTGCGACGAGCAGCGCTTCGGCGGCTCGGGCGAATGCGCCGCGGACACCGACGACGCCGACTGCGCCGCCTTCAAGACCGGCGACAACAGCTGCCGCTGGGCCTTCGACGGCCAGTGCGACGAGCCGGAGATCGGCACCGGCGAATGCGATGCCGGCCGCGACAGCACCGATTGCCGGCCGCTGCGCGCCGGCGGCGGCGACGGCTGCTACTGGGCGGGCGACGGCGCCTGCGACGAGCCGGGCATCGGCACCGGCGTCTGCCCGGACGGCACCGACATCAGCGACTGCCGGCCGCTCTACGCCCGGCGCAACCACATCAACAGCTGCGCCACCGCCTTCGACGATGTCTGCGACGAGCCGGGTCTCGGCACCGGCCGCTGCGCCGCCCGCAGCGACACCGCCGACTGCCTGGGCCGCGATACCGTCCCCGGCATCCGCGACCACTTCTTCGGCCGCGACGACCGCCGCATGGTCCGGCCCGACCGCATGCCCTGGACCGCGATCGGCGAGATCGCCTTCGACAGCGGCGGCAGCTGCACAGGCACCCTGGTCGGAAGGCGGGTGGTGCTGACCGCGGCCCACTGCTTCTTCCGCGACGACGGCGAGCGCGACGAGCCGAGCAGCTTCCGCGCCGGGCGCGACGGCGACAGGTCGGTGGCGGAGGCCGGCATCGTCTCGGTCCAGCTGGCGCCGGGCTACCGCCCCGCAGCGGATCGGGAGGAGGAGGGCCAGGGCTCCGACTTCGGCTCCGACTGGGCCATCCTGCTGCTCGACGCCGACATCGGCGACCGGGCCGGCATCATGGCGGTGCACCGGCTGACCGAAGCGGACGAGGCGCGGATCAAGGCCGGCGACTGGGTGCCGCTGGTCCAGGCGGGCTACGCCTGGGACGCGCCGGACCGGATGACGGCGCACAGCGGCTGCCGCGCCCTGGCGCTGCGCCGCGACCACACGCTGAAGCACGATTGCGACATGACCAAGGGCGACAGCGGCGGCCCGATCTTCATGAAGGAGAGGGGCGGCTACGCCGTGGTCGCCGTGGTCACCCGCTTCTTCCGCGACGGCGGGGCCGAGAACGCCTATCTCGCCGTCGACAGCCGGGCCTTCGCCGACGCGCTGCAGCGATACCTGGTCGCGCATGGGGGGTGA
- a CDS encoding serine protease, translating into MPVLTFRLLVAWTVLCLCAAADPAEAAKSGPNSCRWAFDDRCDEPGIGTGDCASGTDTADCRPVRAGGNDSCRWAEDHSCDEPDIGTGVCADGTDVSDCRPLYARRNRDNSCASAFDDICDEPGAGTGRCAVRSDTADCLGRDTPAGIRDHFFGRDQRRLARVDRMPWSAIGELTFDHGACSGTLVGRRVVLTAAHCFMRDDDSLDKPRRFRAGRNGASQVAEAGVAGFFLPPGFRQGRSHGGESWYRLDWALVELDADIGDVTGVMAVHRLKPEDKAEIEAGRWVRVMQGGYAWDAPDRMTEHVGCRVVSLRDDGTLLHDCDMTKGDSGSPIFIKRSGGYAVVAVVSRFYGGDDGSRSAYLAVDSRAFEKAVAKYVAAHGG; encoded by the coding sequence ATGCCCGTTCTGACGTTTCGCCTGCTGGTCGCCTGGACGGTGCTCTGCCTCTGCGCGGCGGCCGATCCGGCCGAGGCCGCCAAATCCGGCCCGAACAGCTGCCGCTGGGCCTTCGACGACCGCTGCGACGAGCCGGGGATCGGCACCGGCGACTGCGCCTCCGGCACCGACACCGCGGATTGCCGGCCGGTCCGCGCCGGCGGCAACGACAGCTGCCGCTGGGCCGAGGACCACAGCTGCGACGAGCCGGACATCGGCACCGGCGTCTGCGCCGACGGCACCGACGTCAGCGACTGCCGGCCGCTCTACGCCCGGCGCAACCGCGACAACAGCTGCGCCAGCGCCTTCGACGACATCTGCGACGAGCCCGGCGCCGGCACCGGGCGCTGCGCCGTGCGCAGCGACACCGCCGACTGCCTGGGCCGCGACACCCCGGCCGGGATCCGCGACCACTTCTTCGGCCGCGACCAGCGCCGCCTGGCCCGGGTCGACCGTATGCCGTGGAGCGCGATCGGCGAGCTGACCTTCGACCACGGCGCCTGCTCCGGCACCCTGGTCGGCCGGCGGGTGGTGCTGACCGCCGCGCATTGCTTCATGCGCGACGACGATTCGCTGGACAAGCCGCGCCGCTTCCGCGCCGGCCGCAACGGCGCCAGCCAGGTGGCGGAGGCGGGCGTGGCCGGCTTCTTCCTGCCGCCGGGCTTCCGCCAGGGCCGCAGCCATGGCGGCGAGTCCTGGTACAGGCTCGACTGGGCGCTGGTCGAGCTCGACGCCGATATCGGCGACGTCACGGGCGTCATGGCGGTGCACCGCCTCAAGCCCGAGGACAAGGCCGAGATCGAGGCCGGGCGCTGGGTGCGGGTGATGCAGGGCGGCTACGCCTGGGACGCGCCGGACCGGATGACCGAGCATGTCGGCTGCCGCGTCGTCTCGCTGCGCGACGACGGCACGCTGCTGCACGACTGCGACATGACCAAGGGCGACAGCGGCTCGCCGATCTTCATCAAGCGGTCCGGCGGCTATGCCGTGGTCGCCGTGGTCAGCCGCTTCTACGGCGGCGACGACGGCAGCCGCTCGGCCTATCTGGCGGTCGACAGCCGGGCCTTCGAGAAGGCGGTGGCGAAATACGTCGCCGCCCATGGCGGCTGA
- a CDS encoding NAD(P) transhydrogenase subunit alpha — protein sequence MAADGIAEGAQGLAEAARGLADQAQALAAQAQAATAVPAGGHGFFLTGVTVVVLACIVGYYGGWRVTPALHSPLMSVTNAISSVIVVGALIAAGPAGIGASSVLGALAVLLASVNIFGGFLVTRRMLAMYRKKG from the coding sequence ATGGCGGCGGACGGGATCGCAGAGGGCGCGCAGGGTCTGGCCGAGGCGGCGCGGGGGCTGGCGGACCAGGCCCAGGCGCTGGCGGCGCAGGCGCAGGCGGCGACGGCCGTGCCGGCGGGGGGGCACGGCTTCTTCCTCACCGGGGTGACGGTGGTCGTGCTGGCCTGCATCGTCGGCTACTACGGGGGGTGGCGGGTGACGCCGGCCTTGCATTCGCCCCTGATGAGCGTGACCAACGCGATCTCCTCGGTGATCGTGGTCGGCGCGCTGATCGCGGCGGGGCCGGCGGGGATCGGGGCGTCGAGCGTGCTGGGGGCCCTGGCGGTGCTGCTGGCCTCGGTCAACATCTTCGGGGGCTTCCTGGTGACCCGCCGCATGCTGGCGATGTACCGGAAGAAGGGCTGA
- a CDS encoding FAD-dependent monooxygenase, whose translation MHDPALHDVVIAGAGPVGLFLACELRLAGLSVLVLEQAGDPRSPLKRLPFGMRGLSAPTLEALYHRGLLDDVAAAQRAKDASGGGTVAAAHWLQQPRRPGGHFAGIPFYQDDIDSSQWPYRLPSPAGTSMPVDLETLETVLAARATALGVEIRRGVGVAGFDQADGVTIRAGGETVRGRWLVGCDGGRSTVRKAGGFDFAGTDPEFTGYSVDVELADPDTLRPGRHYTPTGMYTYARPGTVAMVEFDGGAFHRARPVTLEHVQAVLRRVSGTDVTVTALRLATTWTDRACQATAYRNGRVLLAGDAAHIHSPLGGQGLNLGLGDAMNLGWKLAATIRGDAPPDLLDSYCGERHPVGALVLDWSRAQVALMRPTRSSRALEAIMRDLIGTRDGATYFARRVWGVSLRYDLGGDHPLVGRSVPDFELADGTTAGGLLRTGRGLFLDFDSRASLQALAGRWKGRIAYVAGDAKDRLGLSAVLVRPDGVVVWAGEAAPDEKDASRAASRWFGEPAHGSA comes from the coding sequence ATGCACGACCCGGCTCTCCATGATGTCGTGATCGCCGGCGCCGGCCCCGTCGGCCTGTTTCTGGCCTGTGAGCTGCGTCTCGCCGGCCTTTCGGTGCTGGTCCTGGAGCAGGCCGGGGACCCGCGTTCGCCCCTGAAGCGGCTGCCGTTCGGGATGCGCGGCCTTTCGGCGCCGACCCTCGAAGCCCTGTACCATCGCGGCTTGCTGGACGACGTCGCCGCGGCGCAGCGCGCGAAGGATGCATCGGGCGGCGGCACCGTGGCCGCCGCGCATTGGCTGCAGCAGCCGCGCCGCCCCGGCGGCCATTTCGCCGGCATCCCGTTCTACCAGGACGACATCGACAGCTCGCAATGGCCGTATCGTCTGCCGAGCCCGGCCGGCACCAGCATGCCGGTCGACCTGGAAACCCTCGAAACCGTTCTGGCCGCCCGCGCCACCGCGCTGGGTGTCGAGATCAGGCGCGGCGTCGGCGTCGCAGGCTTCGATCAGGCCGACGGGGTGACCATTCGCGCCGGCGGCGAGACCGTCCGCGGGCGCTGGCTCGTCGGCTGCGACGGCGGCCGCAGCACGGTCCGCAAGGCCGGCGGCTTCGACTTCGCGGGCACCGATCCCGAGTTCACCGGCTATTCCGTCGATGTCGAGTTGGCCGATCCGGACACGCTCCGCCCCGGCCGCCACTACACGCCGACGGGCATGTACACCTATGCGCGGCCCGGGACGGTGGCGATGGTCGAGTTCGACGGCGGCGCCTTCCACCGGGCCCGGCCGGTCACGCTCGAACATGTGCAGGCGGTGCTGCGCCGCGTCTCCGGCACGGACGTGACCGTGACGGCGCTCCGGCTCGCCACGACCTGGACGGATCGCGCCTGCCAGGCGACCGCCTACCGCAACGGGCGGGTGCTGCTCGCCGGCGACGCCGCGCACATCCACTCCCCCTTGGGCGGTCAAGGCCTCAATCTCGGGCTCGGCGACGCGATGAATCTCGGCTGGAAGCTCGCCGCGACCATCCGCGGCGACGCGCCGCCCGATCTGCTCGACAGCTACTGCGGCGAACGGCATCCGGTGGGGGCGCTGGTCCTCGACTGGTCGCGCGCCCAGGTCGCGCTCATGCGGCCGACCCGAAGCTCGCGCGCGCTCGAAGCCATCATGCGCGATCTGATCGGCACGCGCGACGGCGCGACCTACTTCGCCCGGCGCGTGTGGGGCGTTTCCCTGCGCTACGATCTCGGCGGCGACCATCCGCTGGTGGGCCGCAGCGTTCCCGACTTCGAGCTGGCCGACGGGACCACGGCCGGCGGTCTCCTCAGGACGGGCAGGGGGCTGTTCCTGGACTTCGACTCGCGCGCCTCGCTCCAGGCGCTGGCAGGCCGCTGGAAGGGACGGATCGCTTACGTCGCCGGCGACGCCAAGGACCGGCTGGGCCTGAGCGCCGTGCTGGTGCGCCCCGATGGTGTCGTCGTCTGGGCCGGCGAGGCCGCCCCCGACGAGAAGGACGCGTCCAGGGCCGCGTCACGCTGGTTCGGGGAGCCTGCTCATGGCTCCGCCTGA
- a CDS encoding neutral zinc metallopeptidase, with product MRWQNLRRSSNVEDRRGMRPAAVGGVGGIGAIVIVLVALFFGVDPSALLQQVDPGPGPSQTETASGPSGAQQDEMSQFLAAVLGSTEDTWGAVFQEAGSRYAPPRLVRFSGAVQSACGSASAAMGPFYCPADQKVYIDTDFFDELSRRFGAPGEFAEAYVVAHEVGHHVQNLLGIMDKVSQLRARGGVDGNALSVRVELQADCFAGVWAKRGDQQSRFIEPGDIESAMKAAAAGGDDALQKQSQGYVVPDSFTHGSSEQRVRWFRRGFDSGTPTTCDTFSAQTL from the coding sequence ATGCGGTGGCAGAATCTGAGGCGCAGCAGCAATGTCGAGGACCGGCGCGGCATGCGCCCGGCCGCGGTCGGCGGGGTGGGCGGCATCGGCGCCATCGTCATCGTGCTGGTGGCGCTGTTCTTCGGCGTCGATCCCTCGGCCCTGCTGCAGCAGGTCGACCCCGGCCCGGGCCCGTCACAGACCGAGACCGCTTCCGGCCCGTCCGGCGCCCAGCAGGACGAGATGTCCCAGTTCCTCGCCGCCGTGCTCGGCAGCACCGAGGACACCTGGGGCGCCGTGTTCCAGGAGGCCGGCAGCCGCTATGCGCCGCCGAGGCTGGTGCGGTTCAGCGGCGCCGTCCAATCCGCCTGCGGGTCGGCCAGCGCGGCGATGGGGCCGTTCTACTGCCCGGCCGACCAGAAGGTCTATATCGACACCGATTTCTTCGACGAGCTGAGCCGCCGCTTCGGCGCGCCCGGCGAGTTCGCCGAGGCCTATGTCGTGGCGCATGAGGTCGGCCACCACGTCCAGAACCTGCTCGGCATCATGGACAAGGTCAGCCAGCTGCGCGCCCGCGGCGGGGTCGACGGCAACGCGCTGTCGGTGCGGGTCGAGCTGCAGGCCGACTGCTTCGCCGGCGTCTGGGCGAAGCGCGGCGACCAGCAGAGCCGGTTCATCGAGCCGGGCGACATCGAGAGCGCGATGAAGGCCGCCGCCGCGGGCGGCGACGACGCGCTGCAGAAGCAGTCCCAGGGCTATGTCGTGCCCGACAGCTTCACCCATGGCAGCTCGGAGCAGCGGGTGCGCTGGTTCCGCCGCGGCTTCGACAGCGGCACCCCGACCACCTGCGACACCTTCTCGGCCCAGACGCTGTAG
- a CDS encoding NAD(P)(+) transhydrogenase (Re/Si-specific) subunit beta, with protein MTSLAVLAYLVAAVCFIMALRGLSSPETSRQGNWYGIAGMAIAVATTLVLLPQVRNYWLIVPAIAIGGGIGYVVAQRIQMTALPQLVAAFHSLVGLAAVCVAAAAFLDPAAYNIGTPGAIHVGSLIEMALGAAIGAITFTGSLVAFAKLQGLVSGKPLVFPFQHPLNAGLGLLIVLLIVWMCAGQSGAAFLLLILVALALGFLLILPIGGADMPVVVSMLNSYSGWAAAGIGFTLQNNLLIVTGALVGSSGAILSYIMCKGMNRSIINVILGGFGGEANAAAAGGASGDRAVKQGSAEDAAFVMKNARSVIIVPGYGMAVAQAQHALREMSDLLKKEGVEVRYAIHPVAGRMPGHMNVLLAEANVPYDEVFELEEINRDFAQADVAFVIGANDVTNPAAKSDPASPIYGMPILDVENAKTVLFVKRSMASGYAGVENELFFRDNTLMLFGDAKKMCEDVAKSLA; from the coding sequence ATGACGAGCCTGGCGGTGCTGGCGTATCTGGTGGCGGCGGTGTGCTTCATCATGGCGCTGCGGGGCCTGTCGAGCCCGGAGACGAGCCGGCAGGGGAACTGGTACGGGATCGCCGGGATGGCGATCGCGGTGGCGACGACGCTGGTGCTGCTGCCGCAGGTGCGGAACTACTGGCTGATCGTACCGGCGATCGCGATCGGGGGCGGCATCGGCTACGTGGTGGCGCAGCGGATCCAGATGACGGCGCTGCCGCAGCTGGTGGCGGCGTTCCACAGCCTAGTGGGGCTGGCGGCGGTGTGCGTGGCGGCGGCGGCGTTCCTGGACCCGGCCGCGTACAATATCGGCACGCCGGGGGCGATCCATGTCGGCAGCCTGATCGAGATGGCGCTGGGGGCGGCGATCGGGGCGATCACCTTCACCGGATCCCTGGTCGCCTTCGCCAAGCTGCAAGGTCTGGTCTCGGGCAAGCCGCTGGTGTTCCCGTTCCAGCACCCGCTGAACGCCGGCCTGGGCCTCCTGATCGTGCTGCTGATCGTGTGGATGTGCGCCGGGCAGTCGGGGGCAGCCTTCCTGCTGCTGATCCTGGTGGCGCTGGCGCTCGGGTTCCTGCTGATCCTGCCGATCGGCGGGGCGGACATGCCGGTGGTGGTGTCGATGCTGAACAGCTACTCCGGCTGGGCGGCGGCGGGCATCGGCTTCACCCTGCAGAACAACCTGCTGATCGTCACGGGCGCCCTGGTCGGGTCGTCGGGCGCCATCCTCAGCTACATCATGTGCAAGGGGATGAACCGGTCGATCATCAACGTGATCCTGGGCGGCTTCGGCGGCGAGGCCAATGCCGCCGCGGCCGGCGGCGCCTCGGGCGACCGGGCGGTGAAGCAGGGCTCGGCGGAGGATGCGGCCTTCGTGATGAAGAACGCCCGGTCGGTGATCATCGTGCCGGGCTATGGCATGGCGGTGGCGCAGGCGCAGCACGCGCTCAGGGAGATGTCGGACCTCCTGAAGAAGGAGGGGGTGGAGGTGCGCTACGCCATCCACCCGGTGGCGGGGCGCATGCCCGGGCACATGAACGTGCTCCTGGCCGAGGCCAACGTGCCCTATGACGAGGTGTTCGAGCTGGAGGAGATCAACCGCGACTTCGCGCAGGCGGACGTGGCCTTCGTGATCGGGGCGAACGACGTGACCAACCCGGCGGCGAAGTCGGACCCGGCGAGCCCGATCTACGGCATGCCGATCCTGGACGTGGAGAACGCCAAGACGGTGCTGTTCGTGAAGCGGTCGATGGCCTCGGGCTATGCCGGGGTCGAGAACGAGCTGTTCTTCCGCGACAACACCCTCATGCTCTTCGGCGACGCCAAGAAGATGTGCGAGGACGTGGCCAAGTCGCTGGCATAG
- a CDS encoding cupin domain-containing protein: protein MAEADPGVEAHYFEDGGAVPNNPALPLLVYRQVSGLGLGDMATAIEARFGQNGWGKGWRNGIYPFHHFHSNAHEVLGIAGGRAKVRFGGAGGVSLELLAGDVVVIPAGVGHKREEGSGDLLVIGAYPPGQDPDLVKEGDGDGRALRDSIRGVPVPATDPVLGAGGPLVKIWREAEGG, encoded by the coding sequence ATGGCTGAAGCCGATCCGGGCGTCGAGGCCCATTACTTCGAGGATGGCGGTGCCGTGCCGAACAACCCGGCCCTGCCGCTGCTGGTCTATCGCCAGGTCAGCGGGCTCGGCCTCGGCGACATGGCGACGGCGATCGAGGCGCGCTTCGGCCAGAACGGCTGGGGCAAGGGCTGGCGCAACGGCATCTATCCGTTCCACCACTTCCACAGCAACGCGCATGAGGTGCTGGGGATCGCCGGCGGCCGCGCCAAGGTGCGGTTCGGCGGCGCCGGCGGCGTCTCGCTTGAGCTGCTGGCCGGCGACGTGGTGGTGATCCCGGCCGGGGTCGGCCACAAGCGCGAGGAGGGCAGCGGCGACCTGCTGGTGATCGGCGCCTATCCGCCGGGCCAGGACCCGGACCTGGTCAAGGAAGGTGACGGCGACGGCCGCGCCCTGCGCGACAGCATCCGCGGGGTGCCGGTGCCGGCGACCGACCCGGTGCTCGGCGCCGGCGGACCGCTGGTCAAGATCTGGCGCGAGGCCGAGGGCGGGTAG
- a CDS encoding Re/Si-specific NAD(P)(+) transhydrogenase subunit alpha has translation MRIVVLRERRDGERRVAATADSVKKLVGLGATVVVEAGAGLGSAVTDEAYRAAGVEVAPDAAAALAGADVVLKVRRPLRAGQGEVDELSLIPRGAALIGVLEPYDDAESLSAYAEAGIESFALELVPRITRARAVGVLSGEANLAGYRGVLEGASVVGRAFPRMMTAAGTVPPARVLVMGAGVAGLQAIATARRLGAVVSATDVRPAAKEQVQSLGASVVAVEDEEFKAAETSGGYAKEMSAEYRAKQAALIAETVKKQDIVICTALIPGKKAPVLMDEAMVRSMKPGSVIVDLAAERGGNCALTRPGEVVEDQGVTIVGHRNVPGRIATDASALYARNLVAFLTPLIDKESKALKVDGSDEIVAATRLTAGGRVVHPGFGGRAEQAA, from the coding sequence ATGCGGATAGTGGTGTTGCGGGAGCGGCGGGACGGGGAGCGCCGTGTGGCGGCGACGGCGGACAGCGTGAAGAAGCTGGTGGGTCTGGGGGCGACGGTCGTTGTGGAGGCCGGGGCCGGGCTGGGCAGTGCCGTGACGGACGAGGCGTACCGCGCGGCGGGGGTGGAGGTGGCGCCGGATGCGGCGGCGGCTCTCGCGGGCGCCGATGTGGTGCTGAAGGTGCGGCGGCCCTTGCGGGCCGGGCAGGGCGAGGTGGACGAGCTGTCCCTGATCCCGCGGGGGGCGGCGCTGATCGGGGTGCTGGAGCCCTATGACGACGCGGAGAGCCTGTCGGCCTATGCCGAGGCGGGGATCGAGAGCTTCGCCCTGGAGCTGGTGCCGCGGATCACGCGGGCGCGGGCGGTGGGCGTGCTGTCGGGCGAGGCGAACCTGGCGGGGTACCGGGGGGTGCTGGAGGGGGCGTCGGTGGTCGGCCGGGCGTTCCCGAGGATGATGACGGCGGCGGGCACGGTGCCGCCGGCGCGGGTGCTGGTGATGGGGGCCGGCGTGGCCGGGCTGCAGGCGATCGCGACGGCGCGGCGCCTCGGGGCCGTGGTCTCTGCCACCGATGTGCGTCCGGCGGCGAAGGAGCAGGTGCAGTCGTTGGGCGCCAGCGTCGTGGCGGTGGAGGACGAGGAGTTCAAGGCGGCGGAGACTTCGGGCGGCTACGCCAAGGAGATGTCGGCGGAGTACCGGGCCAAGCAGGCGGCGCTGATCGCCGAGACGGTGAAGAAGCAGGACATCGTGATCTGCACCGCGCTGATCCCGGGGAAGAAGGCGCCGGTGCTTATGGACGAGGCGATGGTGCGGTCGATGAAGCCGGGGTCGGTGATCGTGGACCTGGCGGCGGAGCGGGGCGGCAACTGCGCCCTGACCCGGCCGGGCGAGGTGGTCGAGGACCAGGGCGTGACCATCGTCGGGCACAGGAACGTGCCGGGCCGGATCGCGACCGACGCCTCGGCGCTCTACGCCCGCAACCTGGTGGCCTTCCTGACGCCGCTGATCGACAAGGAGAGCAAGGCGCTGAAGGTGGACGGCTCTGACGAGATCGTGGCGGCGACGCGGCTGACCGCGGGGGGCCGTGTGGTGCATCCGGGCTTCGGCGGCCGGGCCGAGCAGGCGGCGTAG
- a CDS encoding adenylosuccinate synthase, translating into MANVAVVGAQWGDEGKGKIVDWLSSRADVVVRFQGGHNAGHTLVIGNKVLKLSLLPSGIVRPGKLGIIGNGVVVDPWALLAEIERIRAQDVEVGPENLLLAENAALILPVHGALDRAREAARGEGKIGTTGRGIGPAYEDKTGRRAIRACDLADEAALPGKVEALLAHHNALLRALGADEVDPAELLAQLREVAPKILPYVGVVWERLDALKREGKRILFEGAQGAMLDIDHGTYPFVTSSNTVAGQAAAGSGIGPKGVGYVLGITKAYTTRVGSGPFPTEQENEIGRRLGERGHEFGTVTGRPRRCGWFDAVMVRQAVKTGGIDGIALTKLDVLDGFKSLKICIGYELDGQVLQHFPAGQSAQASAKAVYEEWDGWEESTKGARSWADLPPTAIKYIRRIEELIEAPVALLSTSPERDDTILVRDPFAD; encoded by the coding sequence ATGGCGAATGTGGCCGTGGTCGGCGCCCAGTGGGGCGACGAGGGCAAGGGCAAGATCGTCGACTGGCTGTCCAGCCGGGCCGACGTGGTGGTGCGGTTCCAGGGCGGCCACAATGCCGGCCACACGCTGGTCATCGGCAACAAGGTGCTGAAGCTGTCGCTGCTGCCGTCGGGCATCGTGCGGCCGGGCAAGCTCGGCATCATCGGCAACGGCGTGGTGGTCGACCCCTGGGCGCTGCTGGCCGAGATCGAGAGGATCCGCGCCCAGGATGTCGAGGTCGGGCCGGAGAACCTGCTGCTGGCCGAGAACGCGGCGCTGATCCTGCCGGTGCACGGCGCGCTGGACCGGGCCCGCGAGGCGGCGCGCGGCGAGGGCAAGATCGGCACCACCGGCCGCGGCATCGGCCCGGCCTATGAGGACAAGACCGGCCGCCGCGCCATCCGCGCCTGCGACCTGGCCGACGAGGCGGCGCTGCCGGGCAAGGTCGAGGCCCTGCTGGCGCATCACAACGCGCTGCTGCGCGCGCTCGGCGCCGACGAGGTCGACCCGGCCGAGCTGCTGGCCCAGCTGCGCGAGGTGGCGCCGAAGATCCTGCCCTATGTCGGCGTGGTGTGGGAGCGGCTGGACGCGCTGAAGCGCGAGGGCAAGCGCATCCTGTTCGAGGGCGCCCAGGGCGCGATGCTGGACATCGACCATGGCACCTATCCCTTCGTCACCTCCTCCAACACCGTCGCCGGGCAGGCGGCCGCGGGCTCCGGCATCGGGCCGAAGGGCGTCGGCTATGTGCTGGGCATCACCAAGGCCTACACCACCCGCGTCGGCTCCGGCCCGTTCCCGACCGAGCAGGAGAACGAGATCGGCCGCCGGCTGGGCGAGCGCGGGCACGAATTCGGCACCGTGACCGGCCGGCCGCGGCGCTGCGGCTGGTTCGACGCGGTGATGGTGCGGCAGGCGGTGAAGACCGGCGGCATCGACGGCATCGCCCTGACCAAGCTGGACGTGCTGGACGGCTTCAAGTCGCTGAAGATCTGCATCGGCTACGAGCTGGACGGCCAGGTGCTGCAGCATTTCCCGGCCGGCCAGTCGGCCCAGGCCAGCGCCAAGGCGGTCTACGAGGAATGGGACGGCTGGGAGGAGAGCACCAAGGGCGCCCGCTCCTGGGCCGACCTGCCGCCGACCGCCATCAAGTACATCCGCCGGATCGAGGAGCTGATCGAGGCGCCGGTGGCGCTGCTCTCGACAAGCCCGGAGCGCGACGACACCATCCTGGTGCGGGATCCGTTCGCCGACTAG
- a CDS encoding ATP phosphoribosyltransferase regulatory subunit: MTDAFNAALLPEGFYDVLPPDAAQEAAVIERMMAVLGSHGFDRVKPPLVEFEDTLLSGVGASMARHTFRLMDPMGSRMLGLRADMTVQVARIARSRLAAAPRPLRLAYAGQVLQVRGTQLRPERQFAQVGAELIGGAQPAADAEAALLAVEALQAVGVDRLALDLTEPTLVPALLGALGVEGEAGTALRHALDRKDAAAVAQLGGTAAAALGGLLAASGPADAALAALAGIDLPAVTRPILDRLAEVVRLIRASAPDLMVTVDFVEHRGFEYHTGVAFTLFARNARGEVGRGGRYRANGAEGEEATGFTLFMDTVLRAAAPPQAPRRVFLPRGTAPGEGAALRAQGYVTIAGLEPGADPLIEARRLGCGWVLRDGRLDEI; encoded by the coding sequence ATGACCGACGCTTTCAACGCCGCCCTCCTGCCCGAGGGATTCTACGACGTCCTTCCGCCCGACGCGGCGCAGGAAGCGGCGGTGATCGAACGCATGATGGCCGTCCTCGGCAGTCATGGCTTCGACCGGGTCAAGCCGCCGCTCGTCGAGTTCGAGGACACGCTGCTGTCCGGCGTCGGCGCCAGCATGGCGCGGCACACCTTCCGCCTGATGGACCCGATGGGCAGCCGCATGCTGGGCCTGCGCGCCGACATGACGGTGCAGGTCGCCCGCATCGCCCGCTCCCGCCTGGCCGCTGCGCCGCGGCCGCTGCGCCTGGCCTATGCCGGCCAGGTGCTGCAGGTGCGCGGCACCCAGCTGCGGCCGGAGCGGCAGTTCGCCCAGGTCGGCGCCGAGCTGATCGGCGGCGCCCAGCCGGCGGCGGATGCCGAGGCGGCCCTCTTGGCGGTCGAGGCGCTGCAGGCGGTCGGGGTCGACCGGCTGGCGCTGGACCTGACCGAGCCGACCCTGGTGCCGGCGCTGCTCGGCGCCCTCGGGGTGGAGGGCGAGGCCGGCACGGCGCTGCGCCACGCGCTCGACCGCAAGGACGCCGCCGCCGTCGCCCAGCTCGGCGGCACTGCCGCGGCGGCCCTTGGCGGGCTGCTCGCCGCCTCCGGCCCGGCCGATGCGGCGCTGGCCGCGCTCGCCGGCATCGACCTCCCGGCGGTGACCCGGCCGATCCTGGACCGCCTGGCCGAGGTGGTGCGGCTGATCCGCGCCTCGGCGCCGGACCTCATGGTGACGGTCGACTTCGTCGAGCATCGCGGCTTCGAGTACCACACCGGCGTCGCCTTCACCCTGTTCGCCCGCAATGCCCGCGGCGAGGTCGGCCGCGGCGGCCGCTATCGCGCCAATGGCGCCGAGGGCGAGGAGGCGACCGGCTTCACCCTGTTCATGGACACGGTGCTGCGCGCCGCCGCGCCGCCGCAGGCGCCGCGCCGGGTGTTCCTGCCGCGCGGCACCGCGCCGGGCGAGGGCGCCGCGCTGCGCGCCCAGGGCTATGTCACCATCGCCGGGCTGGAGCCCGGCGCCGATCCTCTCATCGAGGCGCGCCGCCTCGGCTGCGGCTGGGTCCTGCGGGACGGCCGGCTCGACGAGATCTGA